One segment of Toxoplasma gondii ME49 chromosome VI, whole genome shotgun sequence DNA contains the following:
- a CDS encoding EF hand domain-containing protein (encoded by transcript TGME49_238960) has protein sequence METCQIGDSGRLSEDDSSRDITTSHGFVTSDSGSRHADPHRLDLQDLTTVAPNSVDSGGEVSGRPEESESATGAAERPQSIAAAEPSLPGANLPHVYAPKISVGAAYDGMVCRMRQTVLTDEQVASTRALFNEIDVEAKGLLDPNQICALLNTLGYHLTEEELQQAMDDYDVDYKNGLNEDDLIQLVEEVEASTVQKRKVVEAFALMDVDSSGIVDVARLQALLCGTEGGGAEDVPDPLSESEFAYFMLEARAMKDGRFDYRKFVNDLLFSKVPIEPVGGKKKRKGKKKK, from the exons ATGGAAACTTGTCAGATTGGAGACTCGGGTCGCCTCTCAGAGGATGATTCCTCTAGAGACATCACCACGTCGCATGGCTTTGTTACATCTGATTCTGGAAGCCGTCATGCAGACCCCCATCGCCTTGACTTACAGGATCTGACCACCGTCGCGCCTAACAGTGTTGACAGTGGCGGTGAGGTCTCCGGCAGGCCGGAGGAGAGTGAGAGCGCGAcaggagctgcagagagacctCAGTCGATTGCGGCAGCCGAGCCATCGTTGCCAGGTGCTAACCTTCCACATGTATACGCGCCGAAGATAAGCGTTGGGGCAGCCTACGATGGCATGGTCTGTCGCATGAGACAAACCGTCCTGACTGACGAGCAG GTGGCCTCTACGCGTGCCCTTTTCAATGAGATTGATGTAGAAGCAAAAGGTCTGCTCGACCCGAACCAGATTTGTGCTCTGCTTAATACACTCGG GTACCACCTcacggaagaagaacttCAACAAGCAATGGATGACTATGATGTCGACTATAAAAACGGTCTCAACGAGGACGACCTTATTCAGCTCGTCGAG GAAGTGGAAGCTAGTACtgtgcagaaaagaaaagttGTTGAGGCCTTTGCTTTGATGGACGTGGACAGTAGCGGCATCGTTGATGTTGCCCGGCTACAGGCGTTGTTGTGTGGTACCGAGGGGGGAGGAGCTGAAGATGTACCTGACCCCCTGTCAGAGTCTGAGTTCGCGTACTTCATGCTCGAGGCACGAGCGATGAAAGACGGTAGATTTGACTACCGGAAGTTTGTCAACGACCTTCTGTTCTCCAAAGTACCAATTGAGCCCGTCGGAggcaagaaaaaacgcaaagggaaaaagaaaaagtga
- a CDS encoding hypothetical protein (encoded by transcript TGME49_238970), whose translation MAFRSLSANRPSGVQNEAFFPLPGVPARSLSRQGKGEKVDSLFSPDSDGVSVSSSESSAFEGTSRILQIPQRQMSIQETDVAAKAPSWGNVHQEKEGSSNRFLQTVQNKQEAEGWDRGRKERTNLDFVFKYRFNGPGRSEEEQEETEPVTAQSPLLEERIMKSNSRQEGETTSDSSGENDEQDDDDDAEDIGNENSDEGVLDGQHFTNQGKKKRLFTAKRPMCSKSSSCGVPSHLAWAKYPSFDASSNSKNYNIPCAAGASQLLAPLFSQPIPQALPMPPPVVPVPFPYPISTPVPTPVPTPVPAPVPTPVPAPVPTPVPAPVPAPVLAPVSTPVQTAFPSMIAAPGPMPLSGSLLSGQIPPQLNLPFSLPELSPQLPFSTFASPGAETSVSPQAAAPATTLGLQRSSAPLGALLGADPTVQTSSLVSPYLATRDVSAFPSAVSMPASFSPNSPASTAPPPGAPGSPSAALAAGAARAEADAARTLLSQAAFSPFSSFLVSPQIGGLLAVAAPEGVAAVQQGGGGGDSLPFGAATLAALLESIQDSDAGTVAPSGAQRQEGVVSLVPPGLPGGLGGFPPVSVQPRRYQATPSASRSSPAALGSMRPEDAVILVPDEVQTATASETTRNARLAPPRESQGGTGQERLDISLASPSPLGLVNQTARPFFQSPFSPSTQASLPGGLALPPAPSSSPTSAASLFAAVGGRLGAEEEKQGLGESRTKSANSDESVGGSRSSSLQAVTLSVAAGLEVPAGGPGILSPEGRETLSDAQFSALLQELLLRRDALTRQTPFGNPEHTSFSSERGSRGNSAPLLREALERQEGLERQQTLNRQHVQFPGETEWQMWWPEVQSEDVTSRLAEGSSLQLPVRDVTGEKQGEREPGGVYGPSSEREESALYGIPRRKQEAREAAKTRQPGETKLAAETTRRDAEATRQYGQDGVYPLLSLPHITMRGEDRALGGEGEQEGAKNTQRRSDPACARHLDLLQNRGPGKSSLITCCCDEVVPLPEDPPPFPEVSAPPAAAFPPPPPFYPSSSPPPSSFPAPASPLDAQASLAPPFSGSLELPFILGEGVSPSLVCPPGTRFAGVGDEEAERDSTSKRDFVEEKTLRRGQCRPIDGERCTLDSDCGWYEFSMAFCDTTDGRCRSASPHASSCLLHLRTLLRLLLWVAEGDGNLSGEPRASLSAAAASGVCREGHRAELAAFEVREESRREADKKGHTASLPEETSVLSPQVLLAWMPSHRGARKIDGAQESFQNASSFSADTSAPSSGSGPDTANDYVEQLREIRRRFLCCLMEDVKSEQQRGNLLSVLSLWDWRTGGERPSFPDVQRAKDADFAWHMESREAGTSLPSWLFPMFPEGVVACEDSDESRASVDEEAQRDRRPRDHSTASGYTTYVEADLRQDLPSGWDAELSGREEVNKTEERKTPANSVASRGTLEGETAKENTHREEALYSTRDKTEVERPEAPSPSSGSLPHSLPFISSDEASALSSPLSSSSSASPYSSASLEGDSSEPRDAGKAGASEILATRQQGQEIVSRPRLQREERRQSEWLHQGGEQGRKERKVESDADGVGLEGRAKARVRDRENDDSAEEVEAAKRDEAPQKKRERGGEGTHALPMRKDRPPFSSTRLHFSFQASFEQVADERREEATAKLEDLARTTESLNEQGRTGGEQRKRNSSEETARRRGFSFDRASSSVSLDASPSRKKNWKHRQFPSGESSEADERPQEASGSMEEERDRGATDHTKVERERREPDRGEDRESRRSATARDEETERRDKTGSRWRENSGKLPSSLLVAGEAETGNKQDSEASTLEAREERSAFPSTSREGSEENATTNQGLPVKNPTQMEQKNAQEAAELGMETDTGFSSSEGGTVSPFFHAPHGSSSLPVASPVSSPSAKLDFAPASSESSSHDASSTQSFSPPAGSRPWGISASLQVQRESDEGRRQRPAPADAHGGLEGREERKEEPRDTWRGSARERGEAERHRVQIPFGGVMNEPQMEESGEQEAVESHVFWEGEVIVTLDRGGNGTQLKRMKTHDILSLQSSLLRAASALLPTPPLLEDKFVSPASTQWNSRDADADSEQKGDREEESDVLLAGRQITETSEEYVPAEGEARMSTSQDTDSDVLAEQLEKKLLQFRYFLQSLMDSEDGHSSPLRAAESESLDSWLCETLRSRRARISLLLAPQALVSSPSESSASSASSASSFSPRSVRSAPSAALSFFLSPKLSDPEVEFSDVLLDRFLLLFAGQDEEKELVRDREANAELDRVARGHARETGNEREAEDNGEDQGEEARAEDRVLSHLFESVDSRQPLDRLVSPEPAVSVSSASSAVPPEPPEPTEEARNTNEKKNFYEAFLRIWKEILHRELSDLYGPRVSIDAVGHQAMTLVIHFSVDAESVVAVKRQSMLPRSALLQRSSFFQGVRPHELLLCLESDEKKGEDVSEKGASEEDREKPKEREDDSEAGTLFDKGSRQDSSREGKSNGEGKISEEGIKRGAESSKARRQRCEVDPDKKEEAETLHIYVKATA comes from the exons ATGGCGTTTCGTTCACTATCAGCCAATCGTCCTTCAGGGGTACAAAACGAAGCGTTTTTTCCGCTTCCAGGAGTACCAGCCAGGTCACTTAGCCGACAaggaaaaggggaaaaagTCGATTCATTGTTTTCTCCAGACTCAGATGGCGTATCTGTGAGTAGCAGTGAGTCGTCTGCCTTCGAAGGTACATCTCGGATCCTTCAGATTCCTCAGCGACAGATGTCCAtacaggagacagacgtgGCAGCAAAGGCACCTTCGTGGGGAAACGTACaccaagaaaaagagggaagcTCAAACAGGTTCCTGCAGACCGTCCAGAACAAACAAGAGGCTGAGGGATGGgaccgaggaagaaaggagagaacgaatcTTGACTTCGTCTTTAAGTACCGCTTCAACGGTCCTGGCAGATccgaagaggagcaggaggagacagaacctGTCACGGCCCAGTCGCCTCTTCTCGAGGAACGAATTATGAAGAGCAATAGCCGCCAGGAAGGTGAAACCACAAGCGACAGTTCTGGGGAAAACGATGAGCAAGATGATGATGACGATGCTGAGGACATTGGAAACGAGAACAGCGACGAGGGAGTTCTTGACGGTCAACACTTCACAAAtcaagggaagaagaaaaggcttTTCACAGCTAAACGGCCGATGTGCAGcaagtcttcttcctgtggCGTTCCATCTCATCTCGCTTGGGCCAAATATCCGTCGTTTGATGCTTCTTCCAACAGCAAGAACTACAATATCCCCTGCGCTGCCGGGGCATCACAACTGCTTGCGCCTCTCTTCAGCCAGCCGATACCTCAAGCTCTTCCCATGCCACCGCCTGTCGTGCCCGTCCCCTTCCCTTACCCAATCTCCACGCCTGTCCCCACTCCCGTTCCGACCCCGGTTCCGGCGCCAGTTCCGACCCCGGTTCCGGCGCCAGTTCCGACCCCGGTTCCGGCGCCAGTTCCGGCGCCAGTTCTggctcctgtctccactccAGTGCAAACCGCCTTTCCTTCAATGATCGCTGCGCCTGGTCCCATGCCCCTGTCTGGATCTCTGCTTTCTGGGCAGATCCCTCCTCAGCTGAATCTGCCCTTCTCGCTGCCTgagctgtctcctcagctCCCTTTCTCTACTTTTGCGTCTCCAGGTGCAGAGACCAGCGTCTCTCCGCAAGCCGCTGCGCCCGCAACCACGCTTGGGCTCCAAAGGTCCTCCGCACCGTTAGGAGCCCTGTTGGGGGCGGATCCTACCGTGCAGACAAGCAGCCTTGTGTCTCCGTACCTTGCTACGCGGgatgtctctgctttcccgTCTGCCGTCTCCATGCCGGCAAGTTTCTCGCCCAACAGTCCCGCCTCAACCGCGCCGCCTCCTGGGGCTCCGGGGTCGCCGTCTGCCGCACTGGCGGCTGGAGCGGCCCGAGCCGAGGCAGACGCTGCGAGAACTTTGCTGTCGCaggctgccttctctcccttttcatCTTTCTTGGTGTCTCCGCAGATCGGAGGCTTGCTGGCTGTAGCTGCTCCTGAGGGTGTGGCCGCGGTGCAACAAGGTGGGGGTGGCGGAGACAGTCTCCCATTCGGAGCTGCAACGCTGGCAGCTCTGCTTGAATCCATTCAAGACAGCGATGCGGGAACCGTGGCGCCTTCAGGGGCACAGCGCCAAGAGGGCGTTGTGTCTCTAGTGCCCCCCGGGCTTCCTGGGGGGCTTGGAGGGTTCCCCCCCGTCTCCGTGCAGCCGAGAAGGTACCAGGCGACGCCCAGTGCTTCCCGGAGCAGCCCCGCCGCGTTGGGTTCTATGCGCCCAGAAGATGCGGTCATTCTTGTCCCTGATGAAGTGCAGACTGCGACTGCGTCGGAGACAACCCGCAACGCTAGGCTGGCACCCCCACGGGAAAGTCAAGGAGGGACAGGCCAGGAGCGTCTCGACATTTCACTAGCCTCTCCATCCCCACTGGGTCTTGTGAATCAGACAGCTCGTCCTTTCTTTCAGtcccctttctccccttcaaCACAGGCGTCTCTGCCAGGCGGCCTGGCTCTGCcgcctgcgccttcttcgtctccgacttcagctgcttcgctcttcgctgcgGTCGGAGGCAGGTTAggggcagaggaagagaaacagggacTTGGAGAGTCGAGAACAAAGTCAGCCAACAGCGACGAATCTGTTGGCGGAAGCAGgagctcttctctgcaggctGTGACGCTCTCCGTGGCTGCTGGACTGGAGGTGCCTGCAGGGGGTCCAGGGATCCTGTCCccagaggggagagaaactcTTTCAGATGCACAGTTTTCCGCTCTGCTCCAAGAGCTGCTTCTGAGGCGAGACGCGCTGACAAGGCAAACGCCCTTTGGAAATCCTGAGCACACCAGTTTCTCGTCTGAGCggggaagtcgaggaaacagTGCCCCACTGCTGAGAGAGGcactggagagacaagaagggcTAGAGCGGCAACAGACGCTGAACAGACAACACGTTCAGTTCCCGGGAGAAACGGAATGGCAGATGTGGTGGCCAGAGGTGCAAAGCGAAGATGTGACCAGCCGCCTCGCGGAaggctcttctcttcagctgcCGGTGAGGGACgtgacaggagagaagcagggagaaagggaaccAGGCGGGGTGTATGGACCgtcgagcgagagagaggaaagtgcACTTTACGGCATCCCGAGGCGCAAgcaagaagcaagagaagcggcgaagaCAAGACAGCCAGGAGAAACCAAGTTGGCGGCAGAGACAACGAGACGTGATGCAGAAGCGACGCGGCAATATGGGCAAGACGGCGTCTACCCTCTCCTGTCGTTACCGCACATCACTATGCGAGGAGAGGACCGCGCATtaggaggcgaaggagaacaagaaggagcgaaaaacacccaaagaagaagcgacccAGCATGCGCCAGACATCTCGATCTGCTCCAGAACAGAGGCCCCGGAAAATCCTCTCTGATAACGTGCTGCTGCGACGAG gtcgttcctcttcctgaAGATCCGCCGCCTTTCCCTGAAGTCTCTGCGCCACCCGCTGCCGCTTTTCCCCCACCACCTCCCTTCtatccttcttcttctccccctccttcttcgtttcctgctccagcttctcctctcgatgCACAGGCATCTCTCGCTCCCCCCTTCTCTGGATCGCTCGAGTTGCCTTTCATTCTTGGAGAGggcgtctcgccttcgctggtCTGTCCGCCTGGAACGCGGTTCGCCGGCgttggagacgaagaggctgAGAGAGACTCCACTTCTAAGAGAGACTTtgtcgaagagaaaacgcttcGGCGGGGGCAGTGCCGGCCAATAGACGGAGAACGATGCACCTTGGACAGCGACTGCGGCTGGTACGAGTTTTCTATGGCGTTTTGCGACACCACAGACGGACGGTGTCGCTCCGCCTCTCCCCAtgcttcttcgtgtctgctGCATCTCCGGACGCTTttgcggcttcttctctgggttgcagaaggcgacggaaaCCTCAGCGGTGAACCGCGAGCGTCGCTTTCCGCTGCAGCTGCCTCTGGAGTCTGTCGAGAGGGACACCGGGCGGAGCTTGCCGCCTTCGAAgtgcgagaagaaagtcgcAGAGAGGCGGATAAAAAAGGCCATACGGCGTCCCTgccggaagaaaccagcgtCCTGAGTCCTCAGGTGCTGCTGGCGTGGATGCCGTCTCACAGAGGAGCAAGGAAAATCGATGGAGCCCAAGAAAGCTTCCAGAACGCCTCgagcttctctgcagacacttcagcgccttcttctggaTCGGGACCGGACACAGCGAATGACTACGTTGAACAGCTTCGCGAAATCCGAAGACGTTTTCTATGCTGCTTGATGGAAGATGTCAAATCAGAGCAGCAGCGGGGAAACCTCCTGTCGGTGCTCTCTTTGTGGGACTGGCGGACAGGCGGAGAAAGGCCCTCCTTTCCTGATGTGCAAAGAGCCAAAGACGCGGACTTTGCCTGGCACATGGAGTCGCGAGAAGCCGGAACGTCGTTGCCTTCTTGGCTTTTCCCGATGTTTCCTGAGGGCGTTGTAGCGTGCGAAGATTCAGACGAAAGTCGAGCCAGtgtcgacgaagaagcgcaacgagacagaagaccgAGAGACCACTCGACCGCCAGTGGATACACCACATACGTCGAAGCCGACTTGCGACAAGATCTGCCTTCTGGCTGGGATGCCGAGCTCTCGGGGAGGGAAGAAGTGaacaaaacagaagagagaaagacgcctGCCAACTCGGTGGCAAGCCGAGGAACactggaaggagagacagcaaaggaaaacacccacagagaggaagcttTGTACTCAACTAGAGACAAGACTGAGGTGGAGAGGCCCGAAGccccgtctccttcgtctggaTCGCTTCCTCACTCGCTGCCGTTTATCTCCAGCGATGAAgcgtctgctctttcttctcctctctcttcttcctcctctgcttctccataTTCTTCTGCTTCACTGGAGGGAGACAGTTCAGAGCCGAGAGACGCCGGAAAGGCTGGGGCGTCCGAGATACTCGCGACGCGGCAGCAAGGTCAGGAAAttgtctctcgtcctcgccttcagagagaagaaaggcgacagagcgagTGGCTACACCAAGGCGGAGagcaaggaagaaaggagagaaaggtggAGTCCGATGCGGATGGCGTAGGACTCGAGGGtcgagcgaaggcgagggtccgagacagagagaatgATGACTCGGCAGAGGAGGTTGAAGCAGCAAAGAGAGATGAAGCTCCacaaaagaaacgcgagagaggggGGGAAGGCACACATGCTTTGCCGATGAGAAAAGACCGGCCACCCTTCTCTTCCACGcgtctccacttttctttcCAAGCTTCTTTCGAGCAAGTggcagacgagaggagagaggaggccaCAGCGAAACTCGAGGACCTGGCGAGAACGACAGAAAGTCTCAACGAGCAAGGCAGAACAGGaggcgaacagagaaagcggaaTTCTTctgaggagacggcgaggagaaggggCTTTTCCTTCGACCGCGCCTCCAGCAGCGTCTCGTTAgacgcttcgccttctcgaaAGAAAAATTGGAAGCATCGCCAATTCCCCTCTGGAGAGTcgagcgaagcagacgagcGGCCACAGGAGGCAAGTGGAAGcatggaagaagaacgcgacagaGGGGCGACTGACCACACGAAGGTtgaacgcgagagacgcgagccTGATCGTGGAGAAGATcgagagtcgagaagaagcgcgaccgcgagagacgaagagaccgagagaagagacaagacaggaagcaggtggagagagaactcagGAAAActgccttcgtcgctgctTGTGGCGGGtgaagcggagacagggaacaaacaagacagcgaagcaTCAACGCTAGAggccagagaagaaaggagtgCTTTTCCTTCCACCTctcgagagggaagcgaggagaacgcgacgaCAAACCAGGGTCTGCCAGTGAAGAATCCTACTCAAATGGAACAGAAGAATGCGCAGGAAGCGGCCGAGCTAGGAATGGAGACAGATAcaggcttctcttcttctgaagGAGGAACTGTGTCTCCATTTTTCCACGCACCACATGGCTCTAGTTCCCTGCCCGTGGCGtcccctgtttcttctccttctgctaAACTCGATTTCGCCCCAGCATCTTCGGAGTCGTCCTCACATGATGCCTCGTCTACACagtccttctcgccgcccgCAGGGTCTCGCCCATGGGGCATATCAGCTTCTCTCCAggtccagagagaaagcgatgAAGGCCGAAGGCAACGCCCCGCGCCTGCGGACGCTCACGGTGGACTTGAGggtcgagaggagagaaaagaggagccCAGAGACACGTGGAGaggcagcgcgagagagaggggcgaGGCAGAGCGACACCGCGTGCAGATACCTTTTGGTGGGGTCATGAATGAGCCACAAATGGAAGAAAGCGGCGAGCAAGAGGCAGTCGAATCTCACGTTTTCTGGGAAGGAGAGGTCATTGTCACTCTTGATCGAGGAGGGAACGGGACGCAGTTGAAACGCATGAAAACT caCGACATTCTCTCCCTCCAGAGCTCGCTGCTTCGCGCTGCCTCCGCCCTCCTGCCTACTCCGCCACTGTTGGAAGACAagtttgtctctcctgcgaGCACGCAGTggaactcgagagacgcggacGCCGACTCCGAACAGAAAGGAgatcgagaggaagaaagcgatgTGCTCc TCGCTGGGCGACAAATCACAGAGACGTCTGAGGAATACGTTCCGGCGGAAGGGGAGGCGAGGATGAGCACGAGCCAGGACACAGACAGCGACGTCTTGGCAGagcagctggagaagaaactccttCAGTTTAGATATTTCCTTCAGTCTCTCATGGACTCTGAAGACGGCCACTCTTCTCCCTTGCGCGCCGCGGAGTCGGAGAGCCTGGATTCGTGGCTAT GTGAAACTCTGCGGTCCCGTCGCGCCCGaatctctctcttgctcgcTCCTCAAGCGCTGGTTTCAAGTCCGTCCGagtcgtctgcgtcgtctgcatcgtctgcgtcttctttctcccctcgttCAGTTCGCAGCGCTCCTTCAGCTGcgctgtctttctttctctctccgaagTTGAGCGACCCTGAAGTCGAGTTCTCAGATGTGCTTCTCGACCgatttctcctcctctttgctGGACAGGATGAGGAAAAGGAGCTCgtccgagacagagaggcgaacgcaGAGCTAGACAGGGTCGCAAGAGGACATGCGAGAGAAACCGGCAACGAACGCGAAGCCGAGGATAACGGCGAAGATCAAGGCGAAGAGGCCCGCGCCGAAGACAGAGTGCTCAG tcACCTCTTTGAGTCTGTTGACTCGCGCCAGCCGCTCGACCGTCTCGTGTCTCCTGAGccggctgtctctgtctcttcggcttcttccgcCGTTCCTCCGGAGCCTCCAGAGCCCACTGAGGAGGCCAGAAACACGAATGAAAAAAAGAACTTTTATGAGGCCTTCCTCCGAATCTGGAAGGAGATATTGCATCGCGAACTCAGCGACCTGTACGGG CCTCGTGTGTCCATCGACGCTGTCGGGCACCAAGCGATGACTCTCGTCATCCATTTCTCC GTAGATGCAGAATCAGTTGTCGCCGTCAAGCGACAGTCCATGCTGCCTAGGAGTGCTCTCCTGCAAAGAAGCAGCTTTTTCCAGGGTGTGAGACCCCACGaacttcttctttgtctaG